The sequence below is a genomic window from Lolium perenne isolate Kyuss_39 chromosome 4, Kyuss_2.0, whole genome shotgun sequence.
gttggaggcgtcacgaggggcccacacactagggcggcgcgggcccctccttggccgcgccgccttggtgtgtcgccacctcgtggccccacttcgtatcctcttcggtcttctggaagcttcgtggaaaaataagatcatgggcgttgatttcgtccaattccgagaatatttcctttataggatttctgaaaccaaaaacagcagaaaacaacaactagctcttcggcatcttgtcaataggctagtgccggaaaatgcataaatatgacataaagtgtgtataaaacatgtgagtatcatcataaaagtaacatggaacataagaaattatagatacgtttgagacgtatcaccaccTAAACCCGTAATTTAGTGATATTTCTTCAACGCaacatttgccttatttgttaccgaccttttcttaaattcttctgactccgtggtgtacttcacgaattcagcCCAGTGATCTTTTACCTTCTCATACCCTGCACTgaagtccggagtcttctttttcttgataaggatgtgcaatcttttcttgtggtgctTGAATAGTTCAGCCATCTTCTTTAGAGCGAAGTCATTGATTGCCTCCTCCATCTGTTCCTTTCTATCGATATCCTCCTCTGGAGGTaggttgaaatgtgccatgagcttaGTCAAAAGGCTGCATTTGACTACACCATCGATATAATGACCTGGTTCATCAGActctcccttcggcttgtgccattctcgaacggtgatcgagatacaatccctaacaagcactccacaTTGACTTATAATAAAATTTTGCAGCCTTATCGGGAGTAGTCGGTTTACCACTGTcggccaactttttggccgggcctcgcttcgacTTTATAGAAGAATTGCTCGATCCGGAgtgctaaaaaagaaataattcatcaTCAATacaaattagttaatgcatctagtcagcagcggcttaatttatatacctcggtgataactaaggttccatcaccggagccattatgatcttcttcctcaccggagccatcttctcttcgctcaatattctccgctccctcgccGGAGTCATTCAgaaaagttgcggtgacatcgtcaccgccatcatccgaAATACCACCGCCGCCATCATCCAGAGTATCGTTGGCTATGAGGTTAGCCATGAATTCTTCTCGGTCTTCGTATTTTTGTCCCTCCATGCTTTCTGCAATGACTTGCAagttataggaaccatcatatgatcacatATATAGATATTAATTAAGTATAATGCAAAAAATGAAATtggagttacatatatagttaTTAATTAAGGATCAATAATGTAGTGCTGAAAGCATATAGTGCAGCTACATGCATACATAGCTCGGGTCCatttttatttaaccctaatacatcactagaacctctcaacggcagatctggccatgggcagcccggcccgagcGGCCCGGCCCGAGCGGCCCGGCCCGACCCGGCCCGAAAAACTCGGGCCTGGGCCGAGATATGTTGGCCGGAcacccgggccgggccgggcctgggTAGCCCGAAAACTGAGATTAAGCCTACGGCCCGACCCGCGGCCCGACGGCCCGGCGGGCTTGGTGTGTTTTTTgctgggccgggccgggcttgggcCGATTTTTTTTTGCGTCGGGCCTACCTTGGGCCGGCccgaggcccggcccggcccgacacaTGCCCAGGTATGCTcaacggcgccgaccgggtcctgagccgcgccggctaaacacccaaagccacggaacagtaACAAGATCATACCTAatgtgagatccctgcataaccgACTATCCGCTCCTATACatggtgtctaacgcatacagGTAACGGTAAACGTGCTCGTCCTCCTATCTGatgcgctgagctaccacctCCTGCGGGGCCGCTCCCTCTGAAATGACCGTGGCCCAcgcgacctccaccagagaaGATCCAGGTCGACGATAGGACCCGGATTCCTCACTAAGGTGTGCGTCCTGGAAGATAACACCGcctagtgccaccccggcggagcccagtcctggACCTCCCCGATCAACAGCATCTGGTCCAGAATGGTCCCAAACCCTCCACAACGCGGTGGGCGCGGCATTATAACTAAATCATATATGTACTAACATAAATAAAAAAAACAtaatattgtgctaaataaaataGCTATATATACATACTAACCCTAACATTATTTTTTAACTGATAATATAGAGTTCTAACAAACATTATTTTTACTTAACCACTATTTCTAAAATTATTTCTAACTAAAAAAATTCACTAACATCTTTCACTAACATTACTACAAATATATTTCTAATAATTACTAACAATTCTAAAATTATTTCTAACAAACAATTTGTAACATTACTACAAATAAATATTCTAACAATTTCTAACAATTCTAATATATCTAACAAATAAATATTGAAACCAATAAATATTCTAACAATCTCTAACAATTCTAAATATTTCTAACATtactaaggctggtgccaacgcaccgcccgcctcccgccccgccacgtcagcttttggcccactctcaccccactctcaccccactctcaccacacggtgccaatgcacaggctatagtgccagctttagttctctctcctccacgtcagcttttctctctcttCAACATGAGCATATCTTTGTTTACGttacaacaatataaataatgcaaggaaattattttattgaactaaaattgttaccgattacatcataaaaaaaattacataaaaatctgaaaagattacataaaaatctgaaaaaattacataatctaGGAATTAGCCCACACATGCTCCATCAAATCATGCTGGAGCTGTGTATACATCGGTGACTCCCTCATTTCGGTGTCCATCTGAATCCTGGCTGCTAGGCTTGGTGGTGCATGGTGGTGTATTGCAGGGCCGACATTTGAATCAACTGTCTCATAGATGTCGTCCAAATTTTGTCCACGCTCAtcgtcaatgatcatgttgtgcagaatgacacatgcacgcatgatcaATCCAAGAGTACGCCTGGAGTAGGAGCGTCCCGGAACTGCTAGAATGTTGAACCTAGACTTCAACACTCCAAAGGCACACTCGACATCTTTGCGATGCGCTGATTGAGCAGAAGTGAACACTCGCTGCTTTTCATTTTGTGGAAGAGTAACACCTTTCATGAACACCGGCCAGGAGGGGTAGATGCCGTCGGCAAGGTAGTAACCATAGTTGTACTCGTGTCCATTCACCGTGAAGTTCACTACGGGTGCTTCTCCCCTAAGCACATCAGTGAACAACGGCGACTGGTTCAGTACATTGAGGTCGTTGTTGGACCCGGCCACTCCAAAAAAGGCATGCCAGATCCAACGATCATACGACGCAACGGCTTCTAAGATTATGGTAGGGTGTTTGATGTCTCCCCTTGTGAATTGGCCAGCATGAGCCACTGGGCAGTTCCTCCactgccaatgcatgcaatcgatgctccctAACATGCCCGGAAAGCCACGCTCCTCGGCTTTCGCTAACAGCCGCTGAGTATCCTCCACAGTTGGGCGACGGCAAAACGTCTCCCCGTAACAATCAATGATGCCTTCACAGAATCTATCTAGACAATCTgatgaagtttgtctagctaacttAAGCCACTCATCTATTGTATCTGCAGCGGCTCCATAAGCTAACAGACGCAAAGCCGCAGTACACTTTTGCAGGGGAGAGAAACCAGCACGGTTGAGAGCATCATCTCTTTGGGTGAAATACGGAGAGTATTCACCCAATCTAGCCACAATGGTCAGGAAGAGGGATCGTCTCATCCGATACCTTCGCCGAAAGTAGCTCGGAGGATAGTTGcagtcgtcggcgaagtagtcctcgaagagccgatcgtgggcacccagacgatcacgcctgatgaactgtcggcggcgccgacgtcttggcaccacctcctcggcttGCATCTCCTCCTCATACTCCTGCTGGAATGCAGCGATGAAATCACCCTCCACTCCGTCGCTCGAACTGCTGCTGGATGAAGACATGGTGTAGAGTGGAGTGGAAATGGAGAGTGGAGGTGTGGAATGGCTGAAAACATATGGGGCTATTTATAGGGTTTTTTGAACCAGCAATGGCTAGCTGACGTGGACCAATCGCGTCGCggcacgtcagctagccgttgggcACTGCCGCCCCACTCCCGCCCCGCTCCCGCCCACTCTCGCCCGCATCCAGCCCGCCTCCCGCCCGCCTAACGCCCCCTCTCGCCCGCCCTACCGCCCGCCTGCCTCCCGCCCCACCCCGCCATCGCGCCGCCCGCCTCCGCCGCCCTCTCCCGCCTCCCTCCCGCCGCCAACACGGGCGCCAGCCGGCGGGAGCGGGCGTTACCGCCGGCGCCCCGCCGGCGCCCCTCCCTCCCGTCCCGCCCGCCTCCAGCCCGCCTCCCGCCCCGCCCCGGGCGGGGCGCCCCGGCtgcgcccgcgttggcaccagcctaacaATTATAATATTTCTAACAAATTACTAACAAATTTAACAAAAAAAGGGCCGGCTGGCGGCCGGAGTTtggatggaggagagaggggaggaGAGATTACCTACGGGGCGGCAGAGGCGCGCAGAGGCGAGGCGCCGGGGCTCGGCGGCACGGAGATGAGGGGGCGGGCTCGGCGTGCGGGTCTCGACGACGCGGGAGGAGACGGTGCGTGCGGCGCTGGAGGCTCGGTGGAGCGCGGCGGTAGGCAACAAGCGACGGAGGTGGCGGCGTGCGGCGAGTAGTGGAGGTGGCGGCGTGCAAAATCGACAACATGGCGCCATCGTCTGCTTCGTCTCGTCGGAGACGAAGTGTTGGCAGTTATAGGTGgagaccctttggtcccggttggtgGAACGCatcgggaccaaaggcccccctttggtcccggtgcgTGCCACTGCCACCAACCGGGAGCAAAGGCCAATTTTTTCTGTGCTGTTCACTACCCGCGCAAaataaccgggaccaaaggcaaaTTTGTATGTGCCCTTTCAAATTATTTTTCGTTTCCTGTcttatttcaaatcaaaaaatGACATATGATATATAAAAATGTTCAAAAAAGAAATCTCTATGTAATAAAATTATAATTTATTCATTATGAACATTTAAATATTTACATTCCTTAagaatatgaatttgaataacttatgaatatgaatttgaatatgaatttgaatatgaaGTGACTTTTTCAAATAATTTcgtttcccgccttatttcaaatcaaaaaataacatatggtgggtaagtttccTGCCAAGATGCCGCGCGGGAAAGTTCTccaccacgacgccgcgcgggaaagtttcccgccacgacgccgcctgggaaagtttcccgccatgATGCTCTATAAATAGCTCCTACATCCCagggggtgcaaccgggactaaaactgtcggcaggataaggacgtgtgggtggacgcactgctctaaGAGATAAATCATGTAGCGCAGGACACTCTGTCAAAGGAACCAGACAAACGgcaccgtgcctataaaaggagcatcgatacaccatggcaagcagctcaacaagccaacctagcaggtagggagagtttcatccccatggatggaggaaagggttgggaaatatcccgtggcggaacttctcgaagatgtcgttggtgcacacgccctacggcatcttcggaagttccgcctcagaTTTTTTATCcttcaagcccgtgaaagactccatctcctctaacagtgttggggaaagggttgggaaatctcgcgTGGcagaacttctcgaagatgttgttggtgcacacgccctacagcatcttcggaagttctgcctcggaatttttttcccgcaagcccgtgaaagactccatctcctctgacAGTGTTTGGGTAAGGGTTGGGAAGTCTTCCGTGGTGGAACTTcttgaagatgtcgttggtgcacacgccctacgacatcttcggaagttccgcctcggaatttttttcctgctaGCCCGTGAaaaactccatctcctctaacagtgttggggaaagggttggtaaATCTCATGTGGCGGATCTTCtcaaagatgtcgttggtgcacacgccctacagcATCTtcagaagttccgcctcggaaaatttTCTTTCAAGCCCGTGaacgactccatctcctctaacagtgttggggaatctCCCTATATATATGGTACAAAAGGCCaaccatctccacttttaatatcttacatacagttacatgattacacaaaaaatagatgggaaattgattgccatgttgagatactcatttgtgccatgaacattcttcaattaacttgatcatggagcatcttcatcattgaaccttcttcggccgtaaccatggatcaTCTCCATCATTtaatttgattcttgggtcaatgttcactgtgaagggtggatttcatcaaacttattataatcttctgacatgactgtcttgtcctccactcccacgatgtttctttttccagaaagaatgatgtggcgctttggctcatcgtatgatgtattcgtttccttatgtttcattttccttggtttggtagacatgtccttcacatagaaaacctgggccacatccttaggacgaatggttcgtctctatacccaagattgttgagatccactgttgtcattccatacaacttgtctacctgaaccccgcctcctgttatcttgacccatttgcacctaaacaaatggaccttaaaagaaggtccatagtcaagtttccatatctcctctatgtaaccataatatgtgtcatttgggcctttgttgtttattgcatcaaagcggacaccactgtgtttggttggtgctctttttatcttgggcgatcgtgtaaaatgtattcccatttatctcgtacccttggaaagtcaatacagtcgaagatggtgtctgggccaacaagtacagtcgatctccaacagtggtgtcattcatgagatgtttttgcaaccaaccgccgaaagttgacatgtgttcacgtgtaaTCTAATCGTctgactgccccgggttctgggagcgtacaaaattcttgtgtacattgatatacggagccaccaaggtggaactttgtagaactgtgtagtgtgcttgagtgaaagaaatctcgtccctacatatcattgatttccttcctagcgtgccttttccacttagtcttccCTCATGCcgtgattcaggaacaccaatcgacttaaggtcaggaataaagtcaacacagaactcaatgacctcctctcttccatagcccttggagatgcttccgtcTGGCCTAGCACGAttctgaacatatttctttaagactcccatgaacccctcgaaggggaacatattgtgtaaaaacacaggaccgagaatgaaaATCTCatggaccaggtgaacgaggagatgcgtcataatactgaagaaggatggtgggaacaccagctcaaaactaacaagacactggaccacatcattctacaacctcggtagaatttctggattgattaccttctgagaaattgcattgaggaatgcacatagcttcacaatgggcagtcgaatattttccggtagaagccccctcaatgcaatcggaagcaactgcgtcattatcacatggcagtcatgagacttcaggttctggaattttttctttgCCATATTTATAAtttcctttatattggaggagaagcgaccttgatactgctcaggcattcaaaaaatatttccttctctgcttttgtacgagcgtagctggagtaatgacgtcatttatctgtctcatgcagttttttggggtctttcatACGTtgttggtcctcccgtgcttctggtgtatcttttgtcttcccgtacacgcccaagaagcctagcaggttcacgcaaagattcttcgtcacgtgcatcacatcgatagaagagcggacctctaagacttttcaatagggtagatcccaaaatatagtttcttcttccacatggccgtgtgtccggtagcgtcattcggaacagaccatcCGCcatgaccctttccaaatattacttctagatccttgaccataccaaatatatcagcaccattaTGGTGGGCAGACTTCTTCCGGTGAtctgcctcaccgttgtaatgcttgcctttgtttcttacgggatgggtatgcCTAAGAAATCAACGATGCCCCACGTACATGATCTTCTTACATTTGTCCAAAtattcaccttcgagctcatttaaacagtgcgtgcatgcattgtatcccttgtttgactgtcctgaaatgttaccaagagcaggtcaATCATTGATgattacgaaaagcagcgctcgtaggtcaaattcctcctgcttgtgctcgttccAAACATGTACACCTATTATGGAccacacagctgtagaagttcttcgactaatggcttcaggtacacatcaatgtcgttgccgggttgcttcgggccttgtatgagcactggcatcataatgaacttccgcttcatgcacaaccaaggaggaaggttatagatacaaagAGTTAtatgccaggtgctatgactgcagctctactctccaaaaggattcatgccatatgtacttagaccaaaccttaagttccttgcatcctctgcaaagtacgggaactctctatcgatttttctccactgggacccatcagcagggtgtctcaacatctcgtctttcttacggtcttctttgtgccatcgcaacaacctagcgtgctctttatttctgaacaagtgtTTCAGCAgttgtattataggagcataccacataaactTGGCAAGAACCCTCTTTCTggagcgctcgccctcaacatcacccgggtcatctcgtctgatcttataccgcaatgcagtgcacaccgagcatgcatccaaattctcgtactcaccgcggtagaggatgcagtcattaatgcatgcatgtatcttttgcacatctaatcctagagagcagacaaccttcttcgcttcatacgtactggcgggcaattcgttaccctttggaagcttcttcttaattattttcagcaacttttcaaatcctgagttagtgacaccgttctctgtcttccattgcaacaattcaatgtgctacctagctttttatggccatcttcgcaagttgggtataacaatttgttgtgatcttctaacaTCTGGTCGAAGTCCAACCTTtcattttcagtttcacattctctccttgcatcagc
It includes:
- the LOC127346815 gene encoding protein ALP1-like, whose protein sequence is MSSSSSSSSDGVEGDFIAAFQQEYEEEMQAEEVVPRRRRRRQFIRRDRLGAHDRLFEDYFADDCNYPPSYFRRRYRMRRSLFLTIVARLGEYSPYFTQRDDALNRAGFSPLQKCTAALRLLAYGAAADTIDEWLKLARQTSSDCLDRFCEGIIDCYGETFCRRPTVEDTQRLLAKAEERGFPGMLGSIDCMHWQWRNCPVAHAGQFTRGDIKHPTIILEAVASYDRWIWHAFFGVAGSNNDLNVLNQSPLFTDVLRGEAPVVNFTVNGHEYNYGYYLADGIYPSWPVFMKGVTLPQNEKQRVFTSAQSAHRKDVECAFGVLKSRFNILAVPGRSYSRRTLGLIMRACVILHNMIIDDERGQNLDDIYETVDSNVGPAIHHHAPPSLAARIQMDTEMRESPMYTQLQHDLMEHVWANS